The following are from one region of the Oncorhynchus kisutch isolate 150728-3 unplaced genomic scaffold, Okis_V2 Okis03b-Okis08b_hom, whole genome shotgun sequence genome:
- the cartl gene encoding cocaine- and amphetamine-regulated transcript-like produces MDSSGVLLRLLCIGLMSVMCRGQASHEVSAEDFGAQNSAAAAEKELVDAMEALLVKMQSHLPSNEKRGMIPPCGMGDRCALRHGPRIGKLCDCGRVSSCNSFLLKCL; encoded by the exons ATGGATAGCTCAGGAGTGCTGCTCCGACTGCTGTGTATCGGCCTGATGTCCGTTATGTGCCGAGGACAGGCGTCACATGAAGTTTCCGCAGAGGACTTTGGCGCGCAGAACTCTGCCGCGGCCGCAGAGAAAGAACTT GTGGATGCGATGGAGGCTCTTCTAGTGAAGATGCAGAGCCATCTGCCTTCTaatgagaagagagggatgatcCCTCCT tGTGGTATGGGTGACCGGTGTGCCTTGAGGCATGGACCCCGCATTGGGAAGCTCTGTGACTGTGGCAGAGTCAGCAGCTGCAACTCCTTCCTCCTCAAATGTCTCTAA